One Ranitomeya variabilis isolate aRanVar5 chromosome 4, aRanVar5.hap1, whole genome shotgun sequence genomic window, gaccagagcgtgcggctacatgtatttctatgtagctgagcaCTCCGGTTCCGAGTGATGGCGGCAGTGACGGTATTGAGAtgggagactcgtgcgagtttcttgcacatGTAATCCCAGCcttcctctcaaatactggttgaTGAACGATGAGATGTTACACTGCCTGGTCCTGCTTCTTGTGACGCTTATTCTGGTGCTCCTCCTGGTGCTCCTCCTGGCCTCTTTTTCTGGTGCCGATCTTAATTCTGAGTTTGATCTCTTTCTTTTCTCCCGTCTTGTCTTCTTTCTGTTCTTCCTCATCTTCATCCAGGTCCTTACACAGTTCTTTAGCCATCATTGCCCATGCTTCTTGTTTTGTGATCTGCATCTTCCTGGATGGTGTAGGCTGCTCTTCATATTCATGCCTTGGCACATATTTCTTCTGGGCTGTTGGATTTGTCATCATGAGGAGCTAAGAAGACAACAGATTAAGTTAGTGATGCAATAAGCCATTCCTATACACCCCTTCATCTTTAAAAATAATGGCAGCGGTATAGTCttcttctcactaacctccatcttgtagagaGATGACGGGAGAAGCTTCTCACAGAAGGCCAGTCTTCTTCGCGTCTCCTCCAGTGTGATATCAACTGAAGAAAAACAACCAAACACTAGAATCAACCATAGCCGTA contains:
- the LOC143769120 gene encoding uncharacterized protein LOC143769120; translated protein: MWSGHSACVGSVDITLEETRRRLAFCEKLLPSSLYKMELLMMTNPTAQKKYVPRHEYEEQPTPSRKMQITKQEAWAMMAKELCKDLDEDEEEQKEDKTGEKKEIKLRIKIGTRKRGQEEHQEEHQNKRHKKQDQAV